A window from Citrus sinensis cultivar Valencia sweet orange chromosome 5, DVS_A1.0, whole genome shotgun sequence encodes these proteins:
- the LOC102607121 gene encoding multiple organellar RNA editing factor 1, mitochondrial-like isoform X1, whose protein sequence is MAHTAILRLRRSLPAIAALRRSLSVAVPALSASTPLVNPSISSASSSLIPSSSSIIIQSRPFRSSPTISLSSTPSGNKTYHLYKDGDEITPDTILFEGCDYNHWLITMEFPKDPKPTPEEMVRTYEETCAKGLNISLEEAKKRIYACSTTTYQGFQAIMTEEESEKFQGIPGVVFILPDSYIDPQNKEYGGDKYINGTIIPRPPPIQHHTGGRFRDRNRNYDRRRDVNFGAPRSQQGGPMQNQQAWPGNPQQNSSEPMQGDGRSYGAHQNYQPQQNYPPRQNYQPQQNYAPPQNYPPQQNYPPQQNFGPPGQGQREGPMLVNNRDNAAGGRDSYQAEGRGPMPSHQGNCNQAGQGNYNLPQGDRSGYGHGNFSGASYGGSYGQGTSSSYGQSYHGQGEDQRFSQADQGNIQGGHRN, encoded by the exons ATGGCCCACACCGCCATCCTCCGCCTCCGCCGGTCACTACCGGCGATCGCCGCTCTCCGACGCTCTCTCTCTGTGGCCGTCCCTGCACTCTCCGCATCTACTCCTCTCGTGAACCCTTCCATTTCATCGGCGTCGTCATCGCTAATCCCGTCCTCCTCCTCCATCATCATCCAATCTCGGCCGTTCAGATCGTCCCCGACGATCTCCCTCTCGTCTACGCCGTCGGGTAACAAGACGTACCACTTGTATAAGGACGGCGACGAGATCACACCCGACACGATTCTGTTCGAGGGTTGCGATTACAATCACTGGCTTATCACTATGGAGTTTCCTAAAGACCCGAAACCCACGCCCGAAGAAATGGTTCGGACCTATGAAGAGACTTGCGCTAAAGGACTCAACATTAG CTTGGAGGAGGCAAAGAAACGAATTTATGCTTGTAGCACAACGACTTATCAAGGGTTTCAAGCTATAATGACTGAAGAAGAGTCAGAAAAGTTTCAAG GTATACCTGGAGTTGTTTTCATATTGCCAGATTCTTACATCGATCCACAGAACAAGGAATATGGAG GTGACAAATACATCAATGGGACTATCATACCAAGACCACCTCCTATTCAACATCATACAGGGGGGAGATTCCGTGATCGAAACAGGAACTATGATCGAAGACGTGACGTTAATTTTGGGGCCCCACGCAGTCAGCAAGGAGGTCCGATGCAAAATCAGCAAGCATGGCCTGGAAATCCGCAACAGAATTCTTCAGAACCTATGCAAGGAGATGGTAGAAGTTATGGTGCTCATCAAAATTATCAGCCTCAACAAAATTATCCACCACGGCAAAATTATCAACCTCAGCAAAATTATGCTCCTCCGCAAAATTACCCCCCTCAGCAAAATTATCCACCTCAACAAAATTTTGGCCCTCCAGGACAAGGACAAAGAGAGGGGCCCATGCTAGTGAACAATAGAGATAATGCGGCTGGTGGAAGAGACTCTTATCAGGCAGAAGGAAGAGGTCCAATGCCTTCACATCAGGGCAATTGCAACCAAGCGGGGCAGGGAAATTATAATCTTCCACAAGGAGACCGGAGTGGTTATGGGCACGGCAATTTTTCTGGTGCTTCCTATGGGGGATCTTATGGACAAGGAACAAGTTCTAGTTATGGACAGAGTTACCATGGGCAAGGAGAGGATCAAAGATTTTCACAAGCGGATCAGGGAAACATACAAGGTGGGCATCGGAACTAG
- the LOC102606622 gene encoding cleavage and polyadenylation specificity factor subunit 3-I isoform X1: protein MASVGQPPSLKRRDAPVSREGDQLIITPLGAGNEVGRSCVYMSYKGKTILFDCGIHPAYSGMAALPYFDEIDPSAIDVLLITHFHLDHAASLPYFLEKTTFKGRVFMTHATKAIYKLLLTDYVKVSKVSVEDMLFDEQDINRSMDKIEVLDFHQTVEVNGIKFWCYTAGHVLGAAMFMVDIAGVRVLYTGDYSREEDRHLRAAELPQFSPDICIIESTYGVQLHQPRNIREKRFTDVIHSTISQGGRVLIPAFALGRAQELLLILDEYWSNHPEFHNIPIYYASPLAKKCMAVYQTYILSMNERIRNQFANSNPFKFKHISPLNSIDDFSDVGPSVVMASPGGLQSGLSRQLFDIWCSDKKNACVIPGYVVEGTLAKTIISEPKEVTLMNGLTAPLNMQVHYISFSAHADYAQTSTFLKELMPPNIILVHGESHEMGRLKTKLMTELADCNTKIITPKNCQSVEMYFNSEKMAKTIGRLAEKTPEVGETVSGILVKKGFTYQIMAPDDLHIFSQLSTANITQRITVPYSGAFGVIKYRLEQIYESVESSTDEESGVPTLRVHDQVTLKQDSEKHISMHWTSDPISDMVSDSIVALVLNINREVPKVVVESEAIKSEEESGKKAEKVIHALLVSLFGDVKLGDNGKVVINVDGNVAHLDKQSGDVESENEGLKERVKTAFMRIQRAVKPIPLAAP, encoded by the exons ATGGCTTCAGTGGGGCAACCGCCGTCACTTAAAAGACGGGATGCGCCGGTATCAAGAGAAGGTGACCAACTTATAATAACCCCTTTAGGAGCTGGCAATGAAGTGGGGAGATCATGTGTGTACATGTCCTATAAAGGGAAAACTATTTTG TTTGACTGTGGGATTCATCCCGCTTACTCGGGCATGGCTGCTTTACCTTACTTTGATGAGATTGATCCTTCAGCAATTGACGTCCTTCTTATCACGCA CTTTCATTTGGATCATGCTGCATCCCTACCTTATTTTCTGGAGAAG accACATTCAAAGGCAGGGTATTCATGACCCATGCTACAAAGGCTATTTACAAGTTGCTTTTGACTGATTATGTAAAAGTGAGCAAAGTTTCAGTTGAAGATATGTTGTTTGATGAACAAGATATTAATCGCTCCATGGATAAGATTGAG GTTCTTGATTTCCATCAGACAGTGGAAGTGAATGGCATTAAATTCTGGTGCTACACTGCTGGCCATGTCCTTGGTGCTGCCATGTTTATGGTTGACATTGCTGGTGTTCGAGTACTCTACACTGGAGATTATTCTCGTGAAGAGGACCGACATCTCCGTGCTGCTGAGCTTCCTCAGTTCTCTCCTGACATATGTATAATCGAATCCACTTATGGTGTTCAGCTTCATCAACCACGGAACATTCGTGAGAAGCGCTTCACTGAtgttattcactcaactattTCCCAAGGAGGTCGTGTTCTAATTCCGGCATTTGCCCTTGGCCGAGCCCAGGAATTGCTACTGATCCTTGATGAGTACTGGTCGAACCATCCGGAGTTCCATAATATTCCAATATATTATGCTTCTCCACTTGCCAAAAAGTGCATGGCTGTTTATCAGACATACATCCTTTCCATGAATGAGAGAATCCGCAACCAGTTTGCAAACTCGAATCCCTTCAAATTCAAGCACATTTCCCCATTAAATAGCATTGACGACTTCAGTGACGTTGGCCCTTCGGTGGTGATGGCAAGCCCGGGTGGGCTTCAGAGTGGTTTGTCTAgacaattatttgatatttggtGCTCTGATAAGAAAAATGCTTGTGTCATACCAGGTTATGTTGTCGAAGGAACATTGGCAAAAACCATAATTAGTGAACCAAAAGAAGTCACCCTTATGAATGGTCTCACCGCTCCTCTCAACATGCAGGTCCATTACATATCTTTCTCTGCACACGCAGACTATGCTCAGACGAGTACATTTTTGAAAGAGCTTATGCCTCCTAACATAATTCTTGTTCATGGAGAATCTCATGAGATGGGGAGGCTCAAAACAAAGCTAATGACCGAATTAGCCGACTGCAATACAAAAATTATCACCCCAAAGAACTGTCAGTCTGTTGAAATGTATTTTAACTCTGAGAAAATGGCAAAAACGATTGGAAGGCTGGCTGAGAAAACGCCAGAAGTTGGCGAAACTGTCAGTGGCATACTTGTAAAGAAAGGTTTCACTTACCAGATAATGGCTCCTGATGATCTTCACATCTTCTCACAGCTATCAACAGCAAATATTACTCAGAGGATTACTGTCCCTTACTCAGGGGCCTTTGGTGTGATAAAGTACCGGCTTGAGCAGATATATGAGAGTGTGGAGTCTTCGACAGATGAGGAATCTGGGGTTCCTACTCTACGAGTGCACGATCAAGTGACTTTGAAGCAGGACTCAGAGAAGCATATATCGATGCATTGGACTTCAGATCCTATAAGTGACATGGTGTCAGATTCTATTGTAGCATTGGTTCTAAACATCAATCGGGAGGTTCCTAAGGTAGTTGTGGAATCAGAGGCCATAAAATCTGAGGAAGAAAGTGGGAAGAAAGCAGAAAAGGTTATTCATGCACTGCTTGTCTCACTCTTTGGAGATGTGAAATTAGGAGATAATGGAAAGGTGGTAATCAACGTTGATGGGAATGTGGCACACCTTGATAAACAAAGCGGAGATGTAGAGAGCGAAAATGAGGGTCTCAAGGAAAGAGTTAAAACAGCATTTATGCGAATTCAAAGGGCAGTAAAGCCTATCCCACTCGCTGCACCCTAG
- the LOC102607121 gene encoding multiple organellar RNA editing factor 1, mitochondrial-like isoform X3: MEFPKDPKPTPEEMVWTYEETCAKGLNISLEEAKKRIYACSTTTYQGFQAIMTEEESEKFQGIPGVVFILPDSYIDPQNKEYGGDKYINGTIIPRPPPIQHHTGGRFRDRNRNYDRRRDVNFGAPRSQQGGPMQNQQAWPGNPQQNSSEPMQGDGRSYGAHQNYQPQQNYPPRQNYQPQQNYAPPQNYPPQQNYPPQQNFGPPGQGQREGPMLVNNRDNAAGGRDSYQAEGRGPMPSHQGNCNQAGQGNYNLPQGDRSGYGHGNFSGASYGGSYGQGTSSSYGQSYHGQGEDQRFSQADQGNIQGGHRN, from the exons CTTGGAGGAGGCAAAGAAACGAATTTATGCTTGTAGCACAACGACTTATCAAGGGTTTCAAGCTATAATGACTGAAGAAGAGTCAGAAAAGTTTCAAG GTATACCTGGAGTTGTTTTCATATTGCCAGATTCTTACATCGATCCACAGAACAAGGAATATGGAG GTGACAAATACATCAATGGGACTATCATACCAAGACCACCTCCTATTCAACATCATACAGGGGGGAGATTCCGTGATCGAAACAGGAACTATGATCGAAGACGTGACGTTAATTTTGGGGCCCCACGCAGTCAGCAAGGAGGTCCGATGCAAAATCAGCAAGCATGGCCTGGAAATCCGCAACAGAATTCTTCAGAACCTATGCAAGGAGATGGTAGAAGTTATGGTGCTCATCAAAATTATCAGCCTCAACAAAATTATCCACCACGGCAAAATTATCAACCTCAGCAAAATTATGCTCCTCCGCAAAATTACCCCCCTCAGCAAAATTATCCACCTCAACAAAATTTTGGCCCTCCAGGACAAGGACAAAGAGAGGGGCCCATGCTAGTGAACAATAGAGATAATGCGGCTGGTGGAAGAGACTCTTATCAGGCAGAAGGAAGAGGTCCAATGCCTTCACATCAGGGCAATTGCAACCAAGCGGGGCAGGGAAATTATAATCTTCCACAAGGAGACCGGAGTGGTTATGGGCACGGCAATTTTTCTGGTGCTTCCTATGGGGGATCTTATGGACAAGGAACAAGTTCTAGTTATGGACAGAGTTACCATGGGCAAGGAGAGGATCAAAGATTTTCACAAGCGGATCAGGGAAACATACAAGGTGGGCATCGGAACTAG
- the LOC102615105 gene encoding phospholipase D delta-like, translated as MGSEGNVTPKSTSSGSAASDEPVFLHGDLDLSILEAKSLPNMDLITESMRKCCNMCGHCRFPFKKTRGLSGRHSMITSNPYVSVCLSGATVAQTRVISNCENPFWDEHFCVPVAHSVVNLEFHVKDNDILGAELIGVVQIPVEKILCGNEVDDWFPIAGSYGKNLKPFPQLHVSMQYKPIGQIPLYKDGVGAGPDYQGVPKTYFPLRKEGNLTLYQDAHVPPGMLPEIALDGGKTFRHGQCWEEICHAVLEARHLIYIIGWSVFHPVKLVREPTKPLPSFGELSFGELLKHKSQEGVRVLLLIWDDKTSHDNLFIKTEGVMQTHDEETRKFFKHSSVNCVLAPRYASNKLSIFKQQVVGTLFTHHQKCVIVDTPASGNNRKISAFIGGLDLCDGRYDTPEHRLFGDLNTVFANDFHNPSLPSHAKGPREPWHDMHCKVEGPAAYDILINFEQRWRRSTKWREFRLKKVTHWYDDSLINLDRIGITPSTGPHSYKPTRAGSEKETENWHIQVFRSIDSGSVKGFPKDVEEAVAQNLVCAKDLKVDKSIHSAYVKAIRSAQHFIYIENQYFIGSSYHWPSYKNAGADNLIPMELALKIVSKINANERFSVYVVIPMWPEGNPNSAAVQEILYWQGQTISMMYKIVAQALQENGLSKKYHPQDYLSFYCLGKREAPPLDRSQMNQQTENRALAAAQKFRRFMIYVHAKGMIVDDEYVIMGSANINQRSLEGSRDTEIAMGAYQPHYTWAAKKSHPRGQVYGYRTSLWAEHLGTLEDTFREPQSLECMQRVNRIAGENWKAFVCDAHKEMRGHLMQYPVQISREGKVSTLPGYDTFPDVGGKILGAPTSLPDALTT; from the exons ATGGGTAGTGAAGGTAATGTTACTCCAAAATCCACTAGTAGCGGGAGTGCAGCTTCTGATGAACCAGTTTTCTTGCATGGCGACTTAGATTTGTCGATTTTGGAGGCTAAATCCCTTCCAAATATGGATTTAATTACAGAGAGTATGAGAAAATGTTGTAATATGTGCGGGCACTGCAGGTTTCCCTTCAAGAAAACACGAGGGCTTTCTGGCAGACATTCGATGATTACTAGTAATCCTTATGTGTCTGTTTGCCTATCTGGGGCTACAGTAGCACAAACTAGAGTAATTTCCAACTGTGAAAATCCCTTTTGGGATGAGCACTTTTGTGTGCCTGTCGCTCACTCTGTTGTAAACTTGGAGTTTCATGTTAAGGATAATGATATTCTTGGGGCTGAACTTATTGGGGTAGTGCAGATACCCGTCGAGAAAATTCTCTGTGGAAATGAAGTTGATGATTGGTTCCCTATAGCAGGAAGTTATGGGAAAAATCTGAAACCTTTTCCGCAACTGCATGTTTCCATGCAATATAAGCCAATTGGTCAGATTCCTCTGTATAAAGATGGAGTTGGTGCTGGACCGGATTACCAAGGAGTTCCGAAAACATATTTTCCGCTCAGGAAAGAAGGAAATTTGACTCTTTATCAAGATGCTCACGTTCCTCCTGGCATGCTACCTGAAATTGCTCTTGATGGTGGAAAAACTTTTCGTCATGGTCAATGTTGGGAAGAAATATGTCATGCTGTTTTGGAAGCTCGCCACTTGATATACATCATTGGTTGGTCTGTGTTCCATCCTGTAAAGCTTGTAAGGGAGCCAACAAAACCATTACCTTCTTTCGGAGAGCTTTCTTTCGGAGAGCTGTTGAAGCACAAGTCACAGGAAGGAGTTCGCGTGCTTTTACTGATTTGGGATGATAAAACTTcacatgataatttatttataaagacg GAAGGTGTCATGCAGACTCATGATGAAGAAACCAGGAAGTTTTTCAAGCACTCTAGCGTAAACTGTGTACTCGCTCCTCGCTACGCAAGCAATAAACTCAGTATTTTTAAACAACAG GTTGTGGGAACCCTATTTACACATCATCAGAAGTGTGTGATTGTTGACACTCCAGCATCTGGAAATAACCGGAAAATATCAGCTTTCATTGGTGGTCTGGATCTATGTGATGGAAGATATGACACTCCCGAGCACAGGCTCTTTGGTGATCTTAACACTGTCTTTGCAAATGATTTTCATAATCCTTCATTGCCA TCTCATGCCAAAGGCCCAAGGGAACCATGGCATGACATGCATTGTAAAGTTGAGGGTCCTGCTGCATATgacatattaataaattttgagcaAAGATGGAGAAGGTCCACAAAATGGCGTGAATTCAGGCTCAAAAAGGTCACTCACTGGTATGATGATAGTTTGATAAATCTGGATCGCATTGGAATAACACCATCTACTGGTCCTCATAGTTATAAACCTACGCGTGCTGGTAGTGAAAAGGAAACTGAGAATTGGCACATTCAG GTGTTTCGGTCCATTGATTCAGGATCTGTAAAGGGATTTCCAAAGGATGTTGAGGAAGCTGTGGCTCAG AATTTGGTCTGTGCAAAGGACTTGAAAGTAGATAAGAGCATCCATTCGGCATATGTAAAAGCAATAAGGTCAGCACAGCATTTTATATACATAGAGAATCAGTACTTCATCGGGTCATCATATCATTGGCCATCATACAAAAATGCAG GTGCAGATAATTTAATCCCTATGGAATTAGCCTTGAAAATTGTCAGCAAAATCAATGCAAATGAGCGTTTCTCAGTGTATGTAGTAATTCCAATGTGGCCAGAGGGTAACCCAAATAGTGCTGCTGTCCAGGAAATTTTGTATTGGCAG GGTCAAACAATATCTATGATGTACAAGATTGTGGCACAGGCGCTTCAGGAAAACGGCCTTTCCAAAAAATACCATCCTCAAGATTATTTGAGTTTCTATTGCCTCGGTAAGCGTGAAGCGCCACCTTTGGACCGATCTCAAATGAATCAGCAAACTGAAAACCGTGCACTG GCAGCGGCTCAGAAGTTCCGCAGATTTATGATTTATGTCCATGCCAAAGGCATGATTGTTGACGATGAGTATGTAATCATGGGATCGGCTAACATAAACCAGAGATCATTGGAGGGTTCAAGGGATACAGAGATTGCAATGGGTGCTTACCAACCTCATTACACATGGGCAGCAAAGAAATCTCACCCCCGCGGCCAG GTATACGGTTACAGGACTTCTCTATGGGCAGAGCACCTGGGCACACTGGAGGATACGTTCCGCGAACCGCAGAGCCTTGAATGCATGCAGCGTGTCAACAGGATCGCGGGAGAAAACTGGAAAGCATTCGTGTGTGATGCTCACAAAGAAATGAGGGGACACTTGATGCAATATCCAGTTCAAATCAGCAGAGAAGGGAAAGTGAGTACGTTGCCAGGTTATGATACATTCCCTGATGTGGGTGGTAAAATTCTCGGAGCTCCCACAAGCCTTCCCGATGCTCTAACCACGTAA
- the LOC102606622 gene encoding cleavage and polyadenylation specificity factor subunit 3-I isoform X2: protein MTHATKAIYKLLLTDYVKVSKVSVEDMLFDEQDINRSMDKIEVLDFHQTVEVNGIKFWCYTAGHVLGAAMFMVDIAGVRVLYTGDYSREEDRHLRAAELPQFSPDICIIESTYGVQLHQPRNIREKRFTDVIHSTISQGGRVLIPAFALGRAQELLLILDEYWSNHPEFHNIPIYYASPLAKKCMAVYQTYILSMNERIRNQFANSNPFKFKHISPLNSIDDFSDVGPSVVMASPGGLQSGLSRQLFDIWCSDKKNACVIPGYVVEGTLAKTIISEPKEVTLMNGLTAPLNMQVHYISFSAHADYAQTSTFLKELMPPNIILVHGESHEMGRLKTKLMTELADCNTKIITPKNCQSVEMYFNSEKMAKTIGRLAEKTPEVGETVSGILVKKGFTYQIMAPDDLHIFSQLSTANITQRITVPYSGAFGVIKYRLEQIYESVESSTDEESGVPTLRVHDQVTLKQDSEKHISMHWTSDPISDMVSDSIVALVLNINREVPKVVVESEAIKSEEESGKKAEKVIHALLVSLFGDVKLGDNGKVVINVDGNVAHLDKQSGDVESENEGLKERVKTAFMRIQRAVKPIPLAAP, encoded by the exons ATGACCCATGCTACAAAGGCTATTTACAAGTTGCTTTTGACTGATTATGTAAAAGTGAGCAAAGTTTCAGTTGAAGATATGTTGTTTGATGAACAAGATATTAATCGCTCCATGGATAAGATTGAG GTTCTTGATTTCCATCAGACAGTGGAAGTGAATGGCATTAAATTCTGGTGCTACACTGCTGGCCATGTCCTTGGTGCTGCCATGTTTATGGTTGACATTGCTGGTGTTCGAGTACTCTACACTGGAGATTATTCTCGTGAAGAGGACCGACATCTCCGTGCTGCTGAGCTTCCTCAGTTCTCTCCTGACATATGTATAATCGAATCCACTTATGGTGTTCAGCTTCATCAACCACGGAACATTCGTGAGAAGCGCTTCACTGAtgttattcactcaactattTCCCAAGGAGGTCGTGTTCTAATTCCGGCATTTGCCCTTGGCCGAGCCCAGGAATTGCTACTGATCCTTGATGAGTACTGGTCGAACCATCCGGAGTTCCATAATATTCCAATATATTATGCTTCTCCACTTGCCAAAAAGTGCATGGCTGTTTATCAGACATACATCCTTTCCATGAATGAGAGAATCCGCAACCAGTTTGCAAACTCGAATCCCTTCAAATTCAAGCACATTTCCCCATTAAATAGCATTGACGACTTCAGTGACGTTGGCCCTTCGGTGGTGATGGCAAGCCCGGGTGGGCTTCAGAGTGGTTTGTCTAgacaattatttgatatttggtGCTCTGATAAGAAAAATGCTTGTGTCATACCAGGTTATGTTGTCGAAGGAACATTGGCAAAAACCATAATTAGTGAACCAAAAGAAGTCACCCTTATGAATGGTCTCACCGCTCCTCTCAACATGCAGGTCCATTACATATCTTTCTCTGCACACGCAGACTATGCTCAGACGAGTACATTTTTGAAAGAGCTTATGCCTCCTAACATAATTCTTGTTCATGGAGAATCTCATGAGATGGGGAGGCTCAAAACAAAGCTAATGACCGAATTAGCCGACTGCAATACAAAAATTATCACCCCAAAGAACTGTCAGTCTGTTGAAATGTATTTTAACTCTGAGAAAATGGCAAAAACGATTGGAAGGCTGGCTGAGAAAACGCCAGAAGTTGGCGAAACTGTCAGTGGCATACTTGTAAAGAAAGGTTTCACTTACCAGATAATGGCTCCTGATGATCTTCACATCTTCTCACAGCTATCAACAGCAAATATTACTCAGAGGATTACTGTCCCTTACTCAGGGGCCTTTGGTGTGATAAAGTACCGGCTTGAGCAGATATATGAGAGTGTGGAGTCTTCGACAGATGAGGAATCTGGGGTTCCTACTCTACGAGTGCACGATCAAGTGACTTTGAAGCAGGACTCAGAGAAGCATATATCGATGCATTGGACTTCAGATCCTATAAGTGACATGGTGTCAGATTCTATTGTAGCATTGGTTCTAAACATCAATCGGGAGGTTCCTAAGGTAGTTGTGGAATCAGAGGCCATAAAATCTGAGGAAGAAAGTGGGAAGAAAGCAGAAAAGGTTATTCATGCACTGCTTGTCTCACTCTTTGGAGATGTGAAATTAGGAGATAATGGAAAGGTGGTAATCAACGTTGATGGGAATGTGGCACACCTTGATAAACAAAGCGGAGATGTAGAGAGCGAAAATGAGGGTCTCAAGGAAAGAGTTAAAACAGCATTTATGCGAATTCAAAGGGCAGTAAAGCCTATCCCACTCGCTGCACCCTAG
- the LOC102607121 gene encoding multiple organellar RNA editing factor 1, mitochondrial-like isoform X2, which yields MAHTAILRLRRSLPAIAALRRSLSVAVPALSASTPLVNPSISSASSSLIPSSSSIIIQSRPFRSSPTISLSSTPSGNKTYHLYKDGDEITPDTILFEGCDYNHWLITMEFPKDPKPTPEEMVRTYEETCAKGLNISLEEAKKRIYACSTTTYQGFQAIMTEEESEKFQGIPGVVFILPDSYIDPQNKEYGGDKYINGTIIPRPPPIQHHTGGRFRDRNRNYDRRRDVNFGAPRSQQGGPMQNQQAWPGNPQQNSSEPMQGDGRSYGAHQNYQPQQNYPPRQNYQPQQNYAPPQNYPPQQNYPPQQNFGPPGQGQREGPMLVNNRDNAAGGRDSYQAEGRGPMPSHQGNCNQAGQGNYNLPQGDRSGYGHGNFSGASYGGSYGQGTSSSYGQSYHGQGEDQRFSQADQGNIQGKISG from the exons ATGGCCCACACCGCCATCCTCCGCCTCCGCCGGTCACTACCGGCGATCGCCGCTCTCCGACGCTCTCTCTCTGTGGCCGTCCCTGCACTCTCCGCATCTACTCCTCTCGTGAACCCTTCCATTTCATCGGCGTCGTCATCGCTAATCCCGTCCTCCTCCTCCATCATCATCCAATCTCGGCCGTTCAGATCGTCCCCGACGATCTCCCTCTCGTCTACGCCGTCGGGTAACAAGACGTACCACTTGTATAAGGACGGCGACGAGATCACACCCGACACGATTCTGTTCGAGGGTTGCGATTACAATCACTGGCTTATCACTATGGAGTTTCCTAAAGACCCGAAACCCACGCCCGAAGAAATGGTTCGGACCTATGAAGAGACTTGCGCTAAAGGACTCAACATTAG CTTGGAGGAGGCAAAGAAACGAATTTATGCTTGTAGCACAACGACTTATCAAGGGTTTCAAGCTATAATGACTGAAGAAGAGTCAGAAAAGTTTCAAG GTATACCTGGAGTTGTTTTCATATTGCCAGATTCTTACATCGATCCACAGAACAAGGAATATGGAG GTGACAAATACATCAATGGGACTATCATACCAAGACCACCTCCTATTCAACATCATACAGGGGGGAGATTCCGTGATCGAAACAGGAACTATGATCGAAGACGTGACGTTAATTTTGGGGCCCCACGCAGTCAGCAAGGAGGTCCGATGCAAAATCAGCAAGCATGGCCTGGAAATCCGCAACAGAATTCTTCAGAACCTATGCAAGGAGATGGTAGAAGTTATGGTGCTCATCAAAATTATCAGCCTCAACAAAATTATCCACCACGGCAAAATTATCAACCTCAGCAAAATTATGCTCCTCCGCAAAATTACCCCCCTCAGCAAAATTATCCACCTCAACAAAATTTTGGCCCTCCAGGACAAGGACAAAGAGAGGGGCCCATGCTAGTGAACAATAGAGATAATGCGGCTGGTGGAAGAGACTCTTATCAGGCAGAAGGAAGAGGTCCAATGCCTTCACATCAGGGCAATTGCAACCAAGCGGGGCAGGGAAATTATAATCTTCCACAAGGAGACCGGAGTGGTTATGGGCACGGCAATTTTTCTGGTGCTTCCTATGGGGGATCTTATGGACAAGGAACAAGTTCTAGTTATGGACAGAGTTACCATGGGCAAGGAGAGGATCAAAGATTTTCACAAGCGGATCAGGGAAACATACAAG GGAAAATATCAGGATAA